The region TATCGCAGCTGCTGTTGGTTTTAAGTTCACTTCAACAGGTGATACTATTTGTGATGAGAAACATCCAGTAGTCCTTGAGGCTATGGAGTTCCCAGAACCAGTTATCGACGTTGCTATTGAGCCTAAAACAAAAGCAGGTCAGGATAAGATGGGTGAAGCTTTAGCAAAACTTGCAGAAGAAGATCCAACATTCCGTGTTCGTACGAATGAAGAGACAGGACAGACAATTATCGCAGGTATGGGTGAGCTTCACCTTGAGATTATTGTTGACCGTCTTCTTCGTGAATTTAAAGTAGAAGCTAACGTAGGTGCACCTCAGGTTGCTTACAAGGAAGGCTTCACTAAAGAAGTTGATATCGATAGCAAATATGCAAAACAGTCTGGTGGTCGTGGTCAGTATGGTCACTGTAAAGTTAAGTTTAGTCCAATGGACGTTAACGGTGAGAAGGTTTTCGAATTCGTATCTACTGTAGTTGGTGGTGCTATTCCTAAGGAATATATCCCAGCTGTTCAGGCAGGTATTGAAGATGCAATGAAGTGCGGTGTACTTGGTGGTTACCCAGTACTCGGTGTTCGTGCAAATTGTTACGATGGTTCTTACCATGAAGTAGACTCTAACGAAATGGCATTTAAGATCGCTGGTTCCATGGCATTTAAAGATGCTATGCATAAAGCAGGCCCAATTCTTTTAGAGCCTATCATGAGAGTAGAAGTTACTGTACCAGATGATTACATGGGTGATGTTATCGGTGATATCAGCTCCCGTCGTGGTCGTATCGAAGGTACAGAAGATAACAACGGATCTAAGATTATTCGCGGATTTGTGCCATTGTCCGAAATGTTTGGTTATTCCACAACACTTCGTTCTAAGACACAGGGTCGTGGTGCTTACTCCATGTTCTTCTCCACTTATGAGCCAGTTCCAAAGAACGTTCAGGAAAAGGTTCTCAGCAATAAAACAAAGTAATTTAAGTTCGATGGAGGGTGTACTTTCTAGTACATTCTTCCATTGATATAAATATAAGCCAAGCGTATTTTTTTATACTTGAAAATATTTTGCTTTTGAAATATAATTAGGCTTATAAGGCGCTTTTTCTGCCAGTGCAGAGAGCATATATATCATTGTGACAATTGTCAGGTGATATACCGATCATAAAATATTTTGCACCCTATGATGGGGTGAAATTAAAGGAGGACGTTTTAAAATGGGTAAAGCTAAGTTTGAAAGAAACAAACCACATTGTAATATCGGAACCATCGGTCACGTAGATCATGGTAAAACAACATTAACAGCTGCTATCACAAAGACACTTCATGACAGATTAGGTACTGGTGAAGCAGTAGCATTTGATAAGATTGATAAGGCTCCAGAAGAAAGAGAAAGAGGTATCACAATTTCTACTTCTCACGTTGAGTATGAGTCAAAAGCTCGTCACTATGCTCACGTTGACTGCCCAGGCCATGCTGACTATGTAAAGAACATGATCACTGGTGCTGCTCAGATGGACGGTGCTATCCTTGTAGTTGCTGCTACTGATGGTGTTATGGCTCAGACTAAAGAGCATATCTTACTTTCCCGTCAGGTTGGTGTTCCATACATCGTTGTATTCATGAACAAGTGTGATATGGTTGATGATCCAGAATTACTTGAATTAGTAGAGATGGAAATCAGAGAATTATTATCTGAGTATGAGTTCCCAGGAGATGATACTCCAATCATCCAGGGTTCTGCTCTTAGAGCTCTTGAAGATCCAAACAGCCAATGGGGTGACAAGATTCTTGAGTTATTCGACGCTGTTGATACCTGGATTCCAGATCCACAGAGAGCAACTGATAAGCCTTTCTTAATGCCTATCGAGGACGTATTCTCCATTACTGGACGTGGTACTGTTGCTACAGGCCGTGTTGAGCGTGGTGTTCTTCATGTATCTGAAGAAGTTGAAATCGTTGGTGTTAAAGAAGAGACTCGTAAGGTTGTTGTAACTGGTATCGAGATGTTCCGTAAACTTCTTGATGAGGCTCAGGCTGGTGATAACATCGGTGCACTTTTACGTGGTGTTCAGAGAACAGATATCGAAAGAGGTCAGGTTCTTTGTAAACCAGGTACAATCAAGTGCTACAAGAAATTCACAGCTCAGGTTTACGTATTAACAAAAGACGAAGGTGGACGTCATACTCCATTCTTCAATAACTATAGACCACAGTTCTACTTCAGAACAACTGACGTTACTGGTGTTTGTAACTTACCAGAAGGCGTAGAGATGTGTATGCCTGGAGATAACATCGAAATGAATATCGAATTAATTCACCCAATCGCTATGGAGCAGGGTCTTGGATTCGCTATCCGTGAAGGTGGACGTACTGTAGGATCAGGTAAGGTTGCTACAATTATCGGCTAATCGATATTTCGAACAATTAATTACTGAATCTATTTCCCGTAAATCCTAATTATTAGGGTTTACGGGATTTTTTTTACTCATTTGCTTTTTGGGGGAAACTGTGTTATACTATTGATATAATAAAATAAGTAAAAGAACCGTCGATCAAAGAAGGGCTTTTAATATTCTACTGTAAAGTAGCTGTATGAAAAGCACCTTCTTTTTTTTATATCGAGGGTAGAAAGGTGGTTACAGATTATGAATATGCAGAATAAAACAGTATTTCATAGGAAGTTTGGAAAAGGTATTATTGTCGATCTCAATCAAAACAAATTATCCGTACAATTTGATGCAGGGAAGAAGATATTTGTATATCCAGATGCCTTCCGTCAGTTTTTGGTTCTCATGGAGAAGGATGGTAAGAGTTATGTAGACGGTATGCTAAAAGAACTGGATAGAAAAGAAGAGATTAGTAATCGCATAGCTAGAAAGATGGAACGACATAATCAACTCATTGATAAACTAAAACTCCACCCAAGCTCACAAATTGTAATACGTTTTGTTGAAAATGATAAGGCAACATTTTTAGAAGACAAAATAATAAACACTGGTTTAATACAGACGGGAAAGACGAAAGGAAGTCCAGTCAGACCATCAAGATTGCATCAAAACTCAGCATGTATTTTAACCGAACGCAATGAGGAAGAGGATGAATCAAGCCGTACTATTTTTGGAATTGCAATGGTTGAAGAGGATTTCTTAGGTACAGATTGCAAAGATGGTAAAGTTACACTTCATTCACAATATGTTTTGTTACTACCGGATCATTTACAAAAATTAAAATTCTGGAATTACTATACGGACGAAAGATATCCAGAAAAATTAGTTTGGAAGTCAGGAGAATTTAGATACTGTTCTAATCTTATATCTGCTCAAATCTTAAAGGATATTATGAGTCTACCACTTGAAAATGATGCTGCTGCACTTGCAGAAGAATTTTATCATTATTTCTGTGAAATTAATCAGATAGAGGAAAGTACACTCCCATTACCATTAGGTAAATTATTAGAAGAAGGAATTAAATAGTGATAAACTCACTAGGATTGTAAAGTTTTAATAAAATTTCATAATTAGGAGGTGTTATAATTATCTTCCCAATGATAAGCGGAGATAACACTAAATCCCTATGATGAAGCACGTTTGCTTTACTTGGAATTTAGGTTATCTCCGCATTTGTTATCAACAAGGATAAGTTCTCAATTATTATAGATTTTTCAATAATCTTCCATGGATATAGTTGCATGGGAAATTATCACATGTTATAATTAATTATCAAATAATATGACATAATGTCGTATTTTGCTGATGTAAAAATGGTATATATACATAAATAATAATGAAATATCATCTCCGATATGTAATTAGGGATTAGAGGGTGGAAAGTACTTAACTGAAAGTTAGATAACAAAAACTAGGTGCAGGGGGAGCATTCTATGATACTTGGGGGGCTATCAAGCCGTAGAGGCTATTACGATGAACACAATACTCGAAATAAAAGAAAGATTCGTTTTTTTGTAATAATGGGAATTGGGATTCTATCGATAGTTGCATTTTTATTGTCGCTAAAGGGGATGCTTCATTCAGAGGCTGAAAAGAAGTTATTAGAATATACAGGGCTAAGTGCAGATTACATTAAAAAAAGCGAAGCGGGTAAACAGTTTATGGAAGAAAAGTGGGGATCAGGCATTTTTACGATCATACCTGGAGCTAAAAATCCAACTTACTTTCAAGGAAACGCACATAGCTATGTTGTTACAATAAAGGGAGAGGCAATAGGTGCTTTCTCAGAGTCTGGTAAGGATGCATTATCGATTTATGGAAACAATGTGATTGATAGTATAGAAACTTGGGAAGATACAAAGGTTTATCAAGAGATCATAGATAAAAAAGGTTTGGTTATACTCACTAAGCTTGCTAATGGGGAGAAGTACTATATTGCATTCACATCACCAAGTTGGCTAGAGAATGGGTACATCATAAGTATCGTTTCCTATCAAGAAATTATTCAAGAAATTCAATCCGTTTTAAAGATGGCAATTGTAATTGTACTATTTTCACTTCTCGCAATTATTCTGGCTTTTTTCTATAGTATTCTACATCGGAATAGAATCAAGAAAAGGCGTATGGATATGGGAGCCGTGGACAAGATTACAGGCCTACCTAACCCACTTCTCCATAAAAAGAAAGTGAAAGAAAAATTAACAAAAGGAAATGAAAGTTATGCATATGTAACTTTTTGTATAGATAA is a window of Lachnoclostridium phytofermentans ISDg DNA encoding:
- the tuf gene encoding elongation factor Tu, translating into MGKAKFERNKPHCNIGTIGHVDHGKTTLTAAITKTLHDRLGTGEAVAFDKIDKAPEERERGITISTSHVEYESKARHYAHVDCPGHADYVKNMITGAAQMDGAILVVAATDGVMAQTKEHILLSRQVGVPYIVVFMNKCDMVDDPELLELVEMEIRELLSEYEFPGDDTPIIQGSALRALEDPNSQWGDKILELFDAVDTWIPDPQRATDKPFLMPIEDVFSITGRGTVATGRVERGVLHVSEEVEIVGVKEETRKVVVTGIEMFRKLLDEAQAGDNIGALLRGVQRTDIERGQVLCKPGTIKCYKKFTAQVYVLTKDEGGRHTPFFNNYRPQFYFRTTDVTGVCNLPEGVEMCMPGDNIEMNIELIHPIAMEQGLGFAIREGGRTVGSGKVATIIG